A window of the Desulfovibrio sp. genome harbors these coding sequences:
- a CDS encoding tRNA-dihydrouridine synthase family protein, giving the protein MQLLPIAPDKPWLAPLAGYSDLPFRMLCREYGAACAVTEMVSAKGLVYYSPGTKDLLATCPEDAPLVVQLFGAEPDMFAQAMDKLLEAGFSWFDLNCGCSVSKVVKTGAGAALLRTPELLVEIAKVMVAKAGPGRVGVKLRTGWDAGDTPVLNIAKSLEDHGVSWLTLHPRHARQGYSGTANWQFVKALKKSVTVPVMASGDLFCAQDARRCLAETGADGVMFARGAMYDPAIFAHYLNANCHPASGPQIARLIERHAELIRRFGRPERALLRMRSIVPRYIRNLLGARALRMEVASCTSWEHLRDITGRIALAQTVPSPEQRLHIRENWDGRA; this is encoded by the coding sequence ATGCAGCTTCTCCCCATAGCTCCTGACAAGCCCTGGCTGGCCCCCTTGGCCGGCTATTCCGACCTGCCCTTCCGCATGCTCTGCCGCGAATACGGGGCGGCCTGCGCCGTCACGGAAATGGTCAGCGCCAAGGGCCTTGTCTATTACAGCCCCGGCACCAAGGACCTCCTGGCCACCTGTCCCGAAGACGCTCCGCTGGTGGTGCAGCTCTTCGGCGCGGAACCGGACATGTTCGCCCAGGCCATGGACAAGCTTTTGGAAGCCGGATTTTCATGGTTCGACCTCAACTGCGGATGCTCGGTCTCCAAGGTTGTGAAGACCGGAGCCGGGGCCGCCCTGCTGCGCACCCCGGAACTGCTTGTTGAAATCGCCAAGGTCATGGTGGCCAAGGCCGGGCCTGGACGGGTCGGGGTCAAGCTGCGCACAGGCTGGGACGCCGGGGACACTCCGGTTTTAAACATAGCCAAGTCTCTTGAGGATCATGGCGTTTCCTGGCTCACGCTGCACCCGCGCCACGCCCGGCAAGGCTATTCCGGAACGGCCAATTGGCAGTTCGTCAAGGCGCTCAAAAAAAGCGTCACCGTGCCCGTCATGGCCAGCGGGGACCTGTTCTGCGCCCAGGATGCCAGACGCTGCCTTGCCGAGACTGGAGCCGACGGGGTGATGTTCGCTCGCGGGGCCATGTACGATCCGGCGATTTTCGCCCACTATCTGAACGCAAATTGTCACCCGGCTTCGGGGCCGCAGATCGCACGCCTCATTGAGCGCCACGCGGAGCTTATCCGCCGGTTCGGCCGTCCGGAGCGGGCCCTGTTGCGCATGCGCTCCATCGTGCCGCGCTACATTCGCAACCTTCTTGGCGCAAGGGCGTTGCGCATGGAGGTGGCATCCTGTACATCATGGGAACATCTGCGCGATATTACCGGCCGCATTGCCTTGGCGCAGACAGTGCCTTCACCTGAACAGCGGCTGCACATCAGGGAGAATTGGGATGGACGTGCTTAG
- the ispH gene encoding 4-hydroxy-3-methylbut-2-enyl diphosphate reductase gives MDVLRAKTAGFCMGVDLALRKLDQLLDENGSGVSIYTFGPLIHNPQVLEEYAAKGVRQSEEPESIAQGATVLIRAHGIPRQMDDRLAAQGLNVSDATCPKVKKAQKLIAKQADQGKILLLYGEEAHPEVRGLLSHASHGAIVFDSLDELKSHSLYPTDSYFLAAQTTQDEIEFERIREFLFDTLGQEIPVLHTICDATQKRQEEAIAIAKQSDFMVVVGGRNSGNTRRLVKVAEAQGVPCVHVETEAELPLEKMRGKKRIGLTAGASTPKKIIDTVESILRTL, from the coding sequence ATGGACGTGCTTAGGGCCAAGACCGCGGGGTTCTGCATGGGCGTGGACCTAGCCCTGCGCAAGCTCGACCAGCTTCTGGACGAAAACGGTTCGGGTGTGTCCATCTACACGTTCGGGCCGCTCATCCATAATCCCCAGGTGCTTGAAGAGTACGCCGCAAAAGGCGTTCGCCAGTCCGAGGAACCAGAATCCATCGCTCAGGGAGCCACCGTGCTCATCCGCGCCCACGGCATTCCCCGCCAGATGGACGACCGGCTGGCCGCGCAAGGACTGAACGTCTCGGACGCAACCTGCCCCAAGGTCAAGAAGGCCCAAAAACTCATCGCCAAGCAGGCCGATCAGGGAAAAATACTGCTCCTCTACGGAGAAGAGGCCCATCCCGAAGTTCGCGGGCTTTTGAGCCACGCATCCCACGGGGCCATAGTTTTCGACAGCCTGGACGAGCTCAAGAGCCACTCCCTCTACCCCACGGATTCCTATTTTCTGGCCGCGCAAACAACCCAGGACGAAATCGAGTTCGAACGCATCCGGGAGTTTCTCTTCGACACTCTGGGACAAGAGATCCCCGTCCTGCACACCATCTGCGACGCCACCCAGAAACGCCAGGAAGAGGCCATCGCCATTGCCAAACAATCCGACTTCATGGTGGTAGTGGGCGGGCGCAACAGCGGCAACACCCGCAGATTGGTAAAAGTTGCCGAGGCCCAGGGCGTACCGTGCGTCCATGTGGAGACAGAAGCCGAACTTCCTTTGGAAAAGATGAGGGGAAAGAAGCGTATCGGCTTGACAGCAGGGGCTTCGACGCCCAAAAAGATCATTGATACCGTGGAATCGATCTTACGCACGCTCTAG
- a CDS encoding chemotaxis protein CheV, which produces MAQTNILLEAGTNELEIVEFFLDETVTEGDPSGQGAYKGYYGVNVAKVLEIIRLPRVTALPEVSHPSVLGAFNLRNHIIPLVDLSVWLGKERTELESPKVIVTEFNRVTTAFMVSGVTRIHRLSWESVEPPNTYVSTLSGESITGVVKLEDRIVFLLDLEKIVADLNPELGLHLDTSIDWKSGQRYRALIADDSALIREMLRDLMEKANFEVEVVNTGLQAWERLQQIKSNAETEGKSVTDFVQVVVSDIEMPTMDGHNLTKRIKDDPALRQLPVLLFSSLITDKLRHKGEAVGADDQISKPEVSQLALRAKKLIEERLTVEA; this is translated from the coding sequence ATGGCCCAGACCAACATCCTGCTCGAGGCCGGCACCAACGAACTCGAGATTGTGGAATTCTTTCTGGACGAGACCGTCACGGAAGGGGATCCTTCCGGACAGGGCGCCTACAAGGGCTACTATGGGGTCAACGTAGCCAAGGTGCTGGAAATAATACGGCTTCCCCGCGTAACAGCGCTGCCTGAAGTGTCTCATCCCTCGGTTCTAGGCGCCTTCAACCTCCGCAACCACATCATCCCCCTGGTCGATCTTTCCGTCTGGCTCGGCAAGGAGCGCACGGAACTCGAATCTCCCAAGGTCATCGTCACCGAGTTCAACCGGGTGACCACGGCGTTCATGGTCTCCGGAGTCACCCGCATCCACCGTCTGAGTTGGGAATCCGTCGAGCCGCCCAACACGTACGTCTCCACCCTGAGCGGCGAGTCCATCACCGGTGTGGTCAAACTGGAAGACCGCATCGTCTTTCTCTTGGACCTCGAAAAGATCGTGGCCGACTTGAACCCTGAACTCGGGCTGCACCTGGACACCAGCATCGACTGGAAGTCCGGCCAGCGTTACCGTGCCCTCATCGCCGACGACTCGGCCTTGATCCGCGAAATGCTGCGCGACCTCATGGAAAAGGCCAACTTCGAGGTGGAGGTGGTCAACACCGGCCTCCAGGCCTGGGAGCGTCTGCAGCAGATAAAATCCAACGCCGAGACCGAAGGCAAAAGCGTGACAGACTTCGTGCAGGTGGTGGTCTCGGACATCGAGATGCCCACCATGGACGGCCACAACCTCACCAAGCGCATCAAGGACGACCCGGCCCTGCGCCAGCTCCCGGTGCTTCTGTTCTCTTCGCTCATCACCGACAAGCTGCGCCACAAAGGCGAGGCCGTGGGCGCGGACGACCAGATCTCCAAACCCGAAGTGAGCCAGCTTGCCCTGCGTGCCAAGAAGCTGATCGAGGAGCGGCTTACCGTCGAGGCCTAA
- a CDS encoding glutamate racemase — protein MNISPSSPIGIFDSGVGGLTVARAVMERLPGENVVYFGDTARVPYGVKSHETVARFAQQIASFLLGKQVKMLIIACNTMAAVAYDAVRALSGVPVLEVIDAGARTAVARTRNRRIGIIGTPSTISSGAYLSAIQRYDVSGMFLASEACPLFVPLVEEGWLDHPVTRLTAFEYLTPLLAQNIDTLVLGCTHYPLLKPLLGSVLGSGVQLVDSAEAVSVRAEAMLKEMNLLNPQATEAQHVFHVTDVPQRFQEVGERFLGRSLNNIQLESIC, from the coding sequence ATGAACATTTCCCCTTCCTCGCCGATAGGCATCTTCGACTCCGGAGTGGGCGGGCTCACCGTGGCCCGCGCTGTCATGGAGCGTCTTCCGGGCGAGAATGTCGTCTATTTCGGCGACACGGCCCGGGTGCCGTATGGCGTCAAATCCCATGAGACAGTGGCCCGGTTCGCCCAGCAGATCGCATCCTTTCTGCTCGGCAAGCAGGTCAAGATGCTCATCATCGCCTGCAACACCATGGCGGCCGTGGCTTATGACGCTGTTCGCGCCTTGTCCGGCGTGCCGGTGCTGGAGGTGATAGACGCTGGCGCCCGCACCGCCGTGGCCCGCACCCGCAACCGCCGCATAGGCATCATCGGCACGCCTTCCACCATAAGCTCTGGGGCCTACCTCTCGGCCATACAGCGCTACGACGTGAGCGGCATGTTTTTGGCCTCCGAAGCCTGCCCGTTGTTCGTGCCTTTGGTTGAAGAAGGATGGCTGGACCACCCGGTGACCCGCCTGACCGCTTTTGAGTACCTTACGCCGCTTCTGGCCCAGAACATCGATACGTTGGTGCTTGGCTGCACGCACTACCCGTTGCTCAAGCCTCTGCTCGGCTCGGTGCTCGGTTCAGGGGTGCAACTGGTGGACTCGGCTGAAGCGGTGTCCGTGCGTGCCGAGGCTATGCTTAAGGAGATGAATCTTCTGAATCCCCAGGCCACTGAGGCCCAGCACGTTTTCCATGTGACGGACGTACCGCAGCGTTTCCAGGAAGTGGGAGAGCGTTTTCTGGGGCGTTCGTTGAACAATATCCAGTTGGAGAGCATCTGCTAA